One window from the genome of Rickettsiella endosymbiont of Xylota segnis encodes:
- a CDS encoding LD-carboxypeptidase, with protein MESFKPWQALKKNSIVDIIAPASGVTDKFILEKVKTLLTNWQLIPRISSDLFGPDLLCANSDEKRFHQLKDALFNSTSDAIWCLRGGYGCTCLIPSLLKLTPPEKCKLFIGFSDITALHLFFQQKWHWQTLHGPTLNQVTHHLIEPENTNELKEIIFNQLNQLAYSLTSYHQPTNFLDFIEGPITGGSLSLVQTSLGTDWQIETKDKILFLEDVNEAAYRIDRMLEHLQQSGILIHVKALLLGDFTFAAKPEEEKKIQEVLERFAQKQSFQVLRCPDIGHGKKNRCLPFGTPSLLDLNKNQLTIKITG; from the coding sequence ATGGAAAGCTTTAAACCTTGGCAAGCTTTAAAAAAAAATTCAATTGTTGATATTATTGCTCCTGCTAGCGGTGTGACAGATAAATTTATCCTAGAGAAAGTAAAAACTTTATTAACAAACTGGCAATTAATACCAAGAATTTCTTCTGATTTATTTGGGCCTGATCTGCTATGTGCAAATAGTGATGAAAAACGTTTTCACCAGTTAAAAGACGCTTTATTTAACTCTACTTCCGATGCAATTTGGTGTTTACGTGGCGGCTATGGCTGTACCTGTCTGATACCTTCCTTACTAAAATTAACCCCGCCTGAAAAATGCAAGTTGTTTATTGGTTTTAGCGATATCACCGCTTTACATTTATTTTTTCAACAAAAATGGCATTGGCAAACACTACATGGCCCTACACTTAATCAAGTGACCCATCATTTAATTGAGCCAGAAAATACTAATGAGTTAAAAGAGATTATTTTTAATCAATTAAATCAATTAGCATACTCTTTAACATCTTATCATCAACCTACTAATTTCTTAGATTTTATAGAAGGTCCAATAACGGGGGGCAGTCTTAGCTTAGTACAAACGAGTCTAGGCACAGATTGGCAAATTGAAACCAAAGATAAAATTTTATTTTTAGAAGATGTCAATGAAGCTGCTTATCGTATCGACAGAATGCTAGAACACTTACAACAATCGGGAATATTAATTCATGTAAAAGCCCTATTACTGGGTGATTTCACTTTTGCGGCAAAACCTGAAGAGGAAAAAAAGATTCAAGAAGTACTAGAACGCTTTGCCCAGAAGCAAAGTTTTCAAGTATTACGTTGTCCTGATATTGGTCATGGAAAAAAGAATCGTTGTTTACCTTTTGGAACGCCCTCACTATTAGACTTAAATAAAAATCAGCTCACGATTAAAATAACAGGTTAA
- a CDS encoding YggT family protein, with amino-acid sequence MLNSFSNAGIFLIQSIFDLYIFILLLRVVLQWVNTDSHNPLFILVARLTNPPLRPICRMIPSLHGIDFAAIILLLGLEMLKIAFLVWLQVNTTPHFIGLIVLAFAELLNQLINIFFYAVIALTILSWISPLAHGPLVEILVRVSEPLIKPIRGILPSISGLDFSPLILIVGLKLLTILLVQPLAQIGASLALGH; translated from the coding sequence ATGCTTAATTCCTTCAGTAATGCAGGTATATTCCTGATTCAATCCATTTTTGATCTCTATATTTTCATTTTACTTTTGCGCGTCGTTTTACAATGGGTTAATACGGACAGTCACAATCCTTTATTTATATTAGTAGCGAGATTAACCAATCCGCCACTACGCCCTATTTGTCGTATGATACCAAGCCTACATGGCATCGATTTTGCAGCTATAATATTATTATTAGGCTTAGAAATGCTTAAAATTGCATTTCTTGTCTGGTTACAAGTTAATACAACGCCGCATTTTATCGGATTAATTGTACTTGCATTTGCCGAGCTTCTTAATCAGTTAATTAATATTTTCTTTTATGCTGTTATTGCTTTAACTATTTTAAGTTGGATCAGTCCACTAGCGCATGGTCCACTCGTTGAAATATTAGTACGCGTCAGCGAACCTTTAATCAAACCCATTCGTGGAATCTTGCCAAGTATCTCAGGACTTGATTTTTCGCCACTCATTCTAATCGTCGGCTTAAAATTATTAACGATTCTTTTGGTACAACCACTGGCACAAATCGGCGCAAGTTTGGCTTTAGGTCATTAA
- a CDS encoding disulfide bond formation protein B, with amino-acid sequence MHLPVTRWIDLLTFFLCVLVLAIAVFLQYKVGIIPCPLCIIQRFIITLLGLLFLMGALFNFEAVTRCFLHTLTFLFAVVGAVVASRQLWLEHFPSDQLISCQAAIAQYSTSIYFHKIIELFFQGTSNCGSGTWRFLNLTIPGWTLVIFIVLAAISLRQVYINRRKHKRHFLS; translated from the coding sequence ATGCATTTACCCGTTACTCGCTGGATCGATTTATTGACATTTTTTCTTTGCGTCTTGGTTTTAGCGATTGCGGTATTTTTGCAATATAAAGTCGGGATTATTCCTTGCCCGCTTTGCATCATACAACGGTTCATTATTACCTTGTTAGGGCTGTTATTTTTAATGGGTGCGTTGTTTAATTTTGAAGCAGTAACGCGCTGTTTCTTGCATACCTTAACTTTTTTATTTGCAGTAGTGGGTGCGGTGGTAGCGAGTCGCCAATTATGGTTAGAGCATTTTCCTTCAGATCAGTTAATTAGTTGCCAAGCAGCCATAGCTCAATATAGCACCTCTATCTATTTCCATAAAATTATCGAATTATTTTTTCAAGGAACAAGTAATTGCGGTAGTGGAACTTGGCGTTTTTTAAATTTAACTATCCCAGGATGGACATTAGTGATTTTTATTGTATTAGCCGCTATCTCTCTACGGCAAGTATATATAAACCGGCGCAAACATAAACGACATTTTTTATCTTGA